The DNA segment AGCAGCATTTATGGATCAATCTTAGTGAGTTAAAAGGTCAGATAATCAGAAAGCTCGGACCCGAAAGATCGAAGCAATACTTCGACTATTTGAACAAGTTTTTGAATTTGAAGTTAAGCAAGGTTGAGTTCGATAAACTTTGTGTAAGAACAGTTGGGAGGGATGGTATCTCGCTTCATAATCAGTTAATTCGTTCGATTTTAAGGAATGCTTGTGCAAAGAAAGTTCCGGATGGAAACAAGAAACCTTTAGATGGTGTGTTCCATCAAAATGGGCCGGGCCCGATTATACCAAATGGAGACGTTTTGCCAACGTCTCCACGAAAGGCAAGAACTACGGGGCGTGAACGAAAAGGCGGAGACCGTAAAAGTGCTCTCGGACCACATTCAGAAGATTTTAGTAACGGGCCAAATGATGCTCGAAGGCCCGtgcatcatcatcaagaactaCATGCACCACTTGGGATTCCTTATTACCCAGTGAGTATAGGTGGGTCTCGCAGGGCTGCACAACCTACTAAATCTGTTGGTGGGTCCCACACCAACTGTTTGTTAGATACAATAACATTGCGGGCACGCATGGAGCCCATAGTCGCAACACAAGGTCTACAAGGTGTGTCAGTGGATGGTGCAAACGCACTAAATATCGGATTAAATGCTTATTTGAAACGTATAGTAAGGTCTTGTTATGAACTTACAAGGCCAATCAAAACTGGACTGGATCATGAAACAAAACGTTCAATATCTTTGCAAGATTTTCGGGTTGCGATGGAGCTAAACCCTCAGCAACTCGGAGAAGATTCGCCGATACTTCTCGAGAGGATATGCACACATGCGTTTGAGGAATGATATAGAAGTTTATGTCTTTATGATCTAACATTGCTGTATTTTAACCGGGCTTGTGGTGTTTAACGGGTCTAATAGCACACCGCAATTCGGGACACCGTCTTTTGGAACCGTTAAATTATTCTTCGTGATGGAACGTTACACCACATTTATCAGCAGCCATGTTTGGTTGCTTTGTTGTATGATTagaatgttgttttttttttctggtttTTACTGTAATTTAATGAATCAGGTAATTTAGAACAGTTTTGCAGGAATAATTTGTCCCGCTCAGTATTTCAGTAAAGTTGTAACTGCATGATTTGAGGTTTCTTGTGTATGTATTTTCAACATTGAAATATCAAATTCAAACATCATGGTCTTTTAATTTTTTGTGCGTTGTCCTAATACTTGACCAGTTGACTTTTGTTGGAACTAAAAGTTTGTAGTTAACCGAAGTGTTTAGAAAGATATTCGTTGTCTATGATATTGAAGGTAATTTTTTCTCtccatttattattattattattatagttttTGAATATAAATATATGTTCTGATGATGTTTTTTATTTGCAGGCACATGATTTGTGTCTAAATATGGAGCATAGGCATTGTAATCAGCTGTGTTAACCGGTATGTGTTATATACGCAAAAGATCATAGTAGTTTATTAACATTTAACAGTTACACTAGCTTTCATAATAGTTTTTCTAAATCCACATGTGTTAAGAGTAAATTaaaaaaatcgtcctttatgtatgtcacttagtgcaaactgtgtcctttgtcttcaataattacagaaaacgtactccatgtttgcaaacccttgcaacttatgtcctttagccctaactcagttaatttttttgtggttaaatctgaccaaatggaccccacatgagggtatttttgtggttaaatctgaacaaatggacctcacatgagagtaaatgaccaaaataccctcatgtgtggtccacttggtcagatttaaccacaaaaaattaactgagttagggctaaaggacataagttgcaagggtttgcaaacatcgagtacgttttctgtaattattgaagacaaaggacacagtttgcaataagtgacatacataaaggatgaTTTTTGTAAGTACTCCATGTGTTAATCATAGTCATTTTCAAGGCAATCACGTATATCATATATTGATGACTTTGCGTTTCTTGATATAAAGTCAAGTAAAAGATTAGTATCCATGAACCATTTTTGTTTGGAATTTAGGATTTTAGCATTAGGATATTTGCTTAAAAACTATACAATTAACAAAAGTATACGTGTGATCCAATCAACTTTTAATGGTAATGTTGTTATCTTTACCTACCAACAATAGACGAGTGAAGTTACTGATACTACATAACGCTTAATGGTATGTAATAACCACATACTATCGCTAGTGTGATGATTTTTGCAACGTGCTATTTTGTGTTCTCATTAGGTAGTTGTATTTGTAAAAAGTTATCCGGTTTAGATAGTTATGTAACCGTTAAACGTTTGTATCTAAATAAGTGATACAGCATCAGTTTTTGAACACCTTTTACAGGTACAACTACCTAATAAGAACAACACCTGATGCATTAATTGTGTTATCAAATATTGTTATATTGTGACATTGATAATCTTAAGAGATGTTTGCCATCCTGTTTTGAAACTGGTCATCACATTAGCGCGTTTCCAAGTTGCGAGCAATTAGtttcttaggggctgtttggcaacatctgaatgattaagtgctgaaccagtaagaggtctgaaccattaagagtcagtataatgcttaacgttcataggcaaatgtctgaccaattcagattagaggtcttaaccattcagactttgtataatacttaaccattcagaggcaaatgtctgaaccattcagacatttgctcgtgaaacaaacagtctgaaccattaagtgctgaattagtaagaggtctgaaccattaagaacctcattaagaggtaaacaaacagccgtTTAGTGTTTGTGGCTATAAAGAAACTAATTCTCATTATATGCTTATTTAGGGGTCAAATTACCAGTTTTGGAACAGCTGCAACAAATTTGATATTTTACATGTAAATTTATAGCTGATTATAACATTGCTACTTGTTTTTATATATTATCTGAACCTGATTATCTTAAATCATAGAATTGCCACATGTAAATCTGATTTATATTATGTAAAGATTGATTTTTTACATGTAAAGTTATAGCTGATTAAGTGGAATATGTATGACACATAGTTACTCTTTAGTGATTCTTTTCTTGATTTGACTTAAATTGACCAATTATGAAACTTAgctatttattaattattttatgtATTCACTT comes from the Helianthus annuus cultivar XRQ/B chromosome 4, HanXRQr2.0-SUNRISE, whole genome shotgun sequence genome and includes:
- the LOC118491443 gene encoding uncharacterized protein LOC118491443 → MQPPEQHLWINLSELKGQIIRKLGPERSKQYFDYLNKFLNLKLSKVEFDKLCVRTVGRDGISLHNQLIRSILRNACAKKVPDGNKKPLDGVFHQNGPGPIIPNGDVLPTSPRKARTTGRERKGGDRKSALGPHSEDFSNGPNDARRPVHHHQELHAPLGIPYYPVSIGGSRRAAQPTKSVGGSHTNCLLDTITLRARMEPIVATQGLQGVSVDGANALNIGLNAYLKRIVRSCYELTRPIKTGLDHETKRSISLQDFRVAMELNPQQLGEDSPILLERICTHAFEE